The region TTGCGATATATCCAGGAATGATACGTGCGCTCCTTGACCATCTCCTTGTCTGCAGGAACAGAAATATTACTAAGGCTgtagaaaataattaaatttaaaagccaCCCACCATCGCACTGAAAGCACTGAGCCAGGTTCGGGGGACAAATGTTCTCCGAATCGAAATAGAAGGTGGTCTTCAGTTCACGGAACTTGTTGTATGAGCGCATGGTGACATGTCGAGAGTAGGGGTCCTTGCCATCCAAGTGATCTCTCACGTAATGGGCAGACAGGCGGATGTCCATCACATCACTCAGCTGGTCATCAATGGACTCGACTAGTCTGAGGGGTTTCTTCAGTAGTTCAGAGCAGACATCGTTGTAGACTGGAAGCAAACCGATTATTCATTAGGTACACTGTGGATTAATTTCCTCCCTCACCATTGGACAGATTCAGGTGAATGTGCATCATCAGCAGGTGCTCCAAGGTGCAGTGGATCTGGAACAACTTGGAGACCCGTTCCGTGCTCTCCTGCTCGTCGAAGTGGCTGTTTTTAAACCCGGCATCGTCGTCGTCCCCTGCATACTTCGCATTCCCCGTCTTCACGGCGCCGTGGTGGTGCAGCAGCGTCTTGCGCATTCCTGCTCCTGGCGTCGGATCCCCCCTGACCGCATTATGCAGGGACTTTCGCAGCTGGGGCAGATTCTGCGGGGAGCCGTCGCCGTCCGGCGCTTCGCTGGAGTCCTCCTTCAGCAGATTGGTGCTGCACAACTTGCTCTCCGTGTAGATGAACTCGTAGTCCTTGTACAGCTTCTCCATGCCAATCTCCAGCAGCAGTTCCAAGGGCTCAGCACCACTGAGGCAGGGCATGGCCAACCGGCGATTCGCCAACTCGGTGATAATCTTGGCCAGGCGGTTTTTGTTGGTTGGGGTGTTCTAGGATTTGGATCGTATGTGAATCAGGAATTCTGTCATTCATAAACCAGGTACACTTACCACTATGTTACAGCGGGCTGCGCATTGAAACAGCATGTTGAAGGCCATCTTGAGGTCCTTGTAGCAGCCGCAGCTCTTAAGCAGCTCCCACAGTTTGTCGGTGAGATCCGTGAGCCGGCGCACCTTGGCCCTCTGCACCACATCCTCGATGTCGAACTCCACATTGCCGATGCTGTATCGATCTATGAAGCCGGAGACATCGGTCATGGTTTGGTTAATGGAGTCCCGCAACTCGTCCATGTCGATGCCGCTGCCACAACGGTAGGTGGGATCGCGGGTGACGCCCTGCTTGACATCTTTGTGATAGGAGACGATGTCCTCGCGAATGAAGACCAGGATGCGCAGCTGATTCATAAAGTCCTGGGTCAATGGGGTGCACTCGCCCACACGGAAGGTGTGACTTAAAGCCACCTCGCAGTCGTGGAGGTTCACCAGGAGCGGAAGGCCGGCATTGGAGGTCCAGGAGCAGCGCAGCCTCATGTGGGGGTTCACCTGGTAGCTGTTCTCGATCAGCGTTTCGTCGGGGGCCTTGCCATGCTGTCGCACCAGAGATTGCGAGGTCACCTGGTAGGCGGGGAACACTCCCTGGTAGCTCAGGATTCCGCGGGAGAAGTGCGTGGGGTTGAACTCATACTGGAGCAACTGGGTCTGCGCGGGATCGCTGCCATCGCACAGGAACCACACGGAACCGAGTCCCTCAGCCAGCTGCAGGAACTCCGAGCATACAATGGCCCTGGCCTTGTCCACTGGGATGCCTCTTTGGTACTCCTCCTCCAGCTTCCAGGGATTCGAGTGCTCCAGCTGCAGGTCGATGGAGAGGTCGCCTATGGCGTCCACCAGGCAGTCGTCCTTCAAGGGACTCCCCGTGAGATCCAAGTCCGCAGAGCCCTCCGTCTTTGGTGACACCttcgtgggcgtgggcgtggtcgTGGTCGCGGCCCGGAACTTGGCCGCAGATCCGCTGCGATCCTCCTTGAAGACCAGCACGATCTTCTTGCCCGCCTCCGCGGGTCCCACCGCGCTCACCAGGTAAGTGGGTGGCGCGCCGTAGGTGATGGTGTAGGACTCGCCACACCGGCGCATCAGCTCCGCGTAAACATTCGCCAAATTCGCAGACATTTTAAAGTTCGcttggcaaaacaaaaaaagcggCAGTGTTTAAAAATCCAAGCGCAGAATTAGAGATGGCCCAAAAATCGATAGGTGCGGTGTGTGACTCCGCTAAGCTACCACACCTTAGGGGGACCGTTCGGGTGTTTGTGGTATGTTTTTGGTATTAATTTGGTATGTGACCGTGATATCGAAGAACAAGAGTCCCGATAGGTTCCGACAAACAATCGATAGGCTTTCCCCGCACGTGttgaaattgttttcttttttgggagcCTCTTTAATTTAGCTAATTTAAGCATGTCTGACTTTGAAATGGAGGACAGTGC is a window of Drosophila biarmipes strain raj3 chromosome 3R, RU_DBia_V1.1, whole genome shotgun sequence DNA encoding:
- the LOC108025219 gene encoding protein zwilch; this translates as MSANLANVYAELMRRCGESYTITYGAPPTYLVSAVGPAEAGKKIVLVFKEDRSGSAAKFRAATTTTPTPTKVSPKTEGSADLDLTGSPLKDDCLVDAIGDLSIDLQLEHSNPWKLEEEYQRGIPVDKARAIVCSEFLQLAEGLGSVWFLCDGSDPAQTQLLQYEFNPTHFSRGILSYQGVFPAYQVTSQSLVRQHGKAPDETLIENSYQVNPHMRLRCSWTSNAGLPLLVNLHDCEVALSHTFRVGECTPLTQDFMNQLRILVFIREDIVSYHKDVKQGVTRDPTYRCGSGIDMDELRDSINQTMTDVSGFIDRYSIGNVEFDIEDVVQRAKVRRLTDLTDKLWELLKSCGCYKDLKMAFNMLFQCAARCNIVNTPTNKNRLAKIITELANRRLAMPCLSGAEPLELLLEIGMEKLYKDYEFIYTESKLCSTNLLKEDSSEAPDGDGSPQNLPQLRKSLHNAVRGDPTPGAGMRKTLLHHHGAVKTGNAKYAGDDDDAGFKNSHFDEQESTERVSKLFQIHCTLEHLLMMHIHLNLSNVYNDVCSELLKKPLRLVESIDDQLSDVMDIRLSAHYVRDHLDGKDPYSRHVTMRSYNKFRELKTTFYFDSENICPPNLAQCFQCDDKEMVKERTYHSWIYRKIRSLK